AGGCAAGGGCTGGTCCCTGTTAATGCCAGGGGCAGGACTAGAGGGCAGAGGTAGAGGAATGGTTGGTAAGGAGGGATGAACGTTGTGGCAACCCAAGCTTTCTCGGCGCCGCTTCCTTAAAGCCGGAGCTATCACTGGAGCTTTGGCGGTAGGATCAAGCCTTTTGAGACAACCTGTCGGTGGACTGGCGGAAGCAGCTGGGGGTGTGAGCGGCTCTGGTCTAGCTACATTGCCGGCAGCGGTAGCTGGAAGCGAAAAGGTAATACCCAGCTTGTGCGAAATGTGCTCAGCCAAGTGCGGCATTCTGGCCTACGTTCGGGAGGGCCGGGTGGTTAAGATCGAGGGCAACCCCAAGGATCCTCAGGCGGCGGGCAAGCTCTGCGCTCGGGGATCGGCGGGCATGAAGACCCTTTACGATCCCGATCGCTTAAAGAGCCCGATGAAGCGAGTGGGGGAAGGGAAGTTCGATCCTATCAGCTGGGATCAGGCCTTTCAGGAGATTGGCCCCAAGCTCAAAGAATTGAAACTACAATATGGGCCCCAAACCCTGGTCTGGGCAGCTCACCCCGAGCTCCCGGCTCCCTTGGAGCAGCGATTTATGGCTGCCTTTGGTTCTCCCAACTACACCGGTCATGCTCCCACCTGTTATTCCAGCCGCAGCGTGGCCTATCAGGCCACTTATGGCGGAGTGCCAGGCGTGGACTATCAGAATGTGCGTTACTACATTGCTCCTGGCCGCAACCTGCTTGGGGGCATCAAGAACCCGGAAGTTCGCAAGATAGTGGCGGCTCGAAAAGCCGGGGCCAAAATAGTGGTACTGGATCCTAGGATGAGCGAACTGGCCATGTGGGCGGACGAATGGTTGCCTATTAGGCCGGGCACTGATGGTGCCTTTATGCTGGCGCTAATGCATGTTATTATCAAGGAGAAGCTTTATGATGCTGAATTCGTAGCAGCTAAGACCGTAGGGTTTGATCAGTTAGCTGCCAAGGTCCAGGAATATAGCCCGGAATGGGCGGAGAAGATTACCGATATTCCTGCTGCTACCATTACCCGGATAGCCCGGGAATTGGCCCAGGCCCGGCCGGCTGCAGCTGTGGATCCTTGCTGGCATGCCGCCTTCGGATCCCAGTACTATAACAGCGTTCAGGGGGGTCGGGCTGCAGCTTGCCTCAACGCCCTGTTGGGCAACCTGGGGGCCAAGGGAGGTTTAATTCTGGGTTCACCCTTGAAGTTAGGTGATCCCACTGGGGTCATGGGGCCGGAGCCGCCTAAGCCAACAGCGCCCCGCTGGGATGGAGCTGGCGGCAAAGAATGGCCGTTAGCCAAAGGCTTGGGCATGATTCAGACCTTACCGCTCAGGATCCTGGAGGGCAAGCCTTACCCCATCAAAGCCCTGATCGTCAGTCACCTCAACCCCATCCGTTCCTGCCCTGATAGCGGAAAATTCATCCAGGCCCTTAAGCAACTGGAACTGGTGGTAACCATCGATATTCAAATGAACGATACCGCCTACCATTCCCACTACGTTTTGCCAGAATCCACTTATCTGGAGCGTTTTGATCCAGTTATGGCGGTAGGGCCCACCATCGTCCTCCGCCAGCCGGCGGTGGCGCCCCTCTTCAACACCAAACCGGAGGAGGAGATCATTGCTGGCCTGGCCCAGGCCGCCGGCATTGGCCAGTACTTCAATTTTACCCTGGAACAGTACAACAACGCCCTGCTGGCGCCCTTTGGCATCACCCAGGAGCAGCTTAAGGCACAGGGACAGATTAAGGTCAATCAGAAGCCCACTGCTCCCGAGCCCGGCGAGGAATCCAAGGAGTTTAAGACACCGTCGGGCAAGATTGAGCTGGCTAGCCAGGCCATCGCCAGCGCCGGGGGTTCGCCGGTACCGGTATGGGAGCCTCCGTTGGTCAAGCCCCAGGGAGACAAATTGCGGTTGATTCAGGGCCACGTGCCCATGCATACCCATAACACCACTCAAAACAACGCCTATCTCCACGCCCTGATGCCGGAGAACGAACTGTGGATCCATACCCAGGTGGCGGCCCGGCTAGGGATCAGGGACGGAGACTTGGTAGAAGTTACATCCGAAGTGGGCAAGGTTAGGATCAAAGCCAAGGTCACCGAAGCCATCCATCCCGAGGCGGTGTTCATGGCCCACGGCTTTGGCTGCAGCTCTCCTTACTTAACCCGGACCTACAACCGGGGAGCTAGCGGCGCGGCTTTGATCCCTATCCTGGTAGCACCCTTGTCGGGGGCGGCAGCCCAGTGTGAGACCTTGGTAACGGTCAGGAAGGTGGGGTGATAGCTGTGGCATACGGGATGTTGATTGACCTTAGCAAGTGCGTTGGTTGCGAAGCGTGCACAGTCAACTGCCAGGCCGAATGGCAGCTGGAACCGGAAGAACAGTTTACTAAAGTTCACCGCTATGAGACCGGCAAATTTCCCCAGGTGAAAGGCGGAGTGGTGCCCACCCAATGCTTTCACTGCCATCAGCCACCCTGCGTGGAGGTGTGCCCCACCGGGGCTAGTTACAAGCGGCCCGATGGCATCGTGGCCATTGATGAGGATAAATGCATTGGCTGTTGCTACTGCCTGAGCGCTTGCCCTTACGGGGCCAGGTGCTTTGACTCCAGCCGCCGCATCGTTCGAAAGTGTTACTTCTGCTATCCCCGGATCGAACAGGGCAAGGAGCCGGCCTGCGTAAATACCTGTATGGCTGGGGCCCGAACCTTTGGGGATGTGGACGATCCTACCAGCGCCATTAGCAAAGCCATTAAGGAAACCAAAGCGGTGCCCATCCGGGGAACCTCCATTTTCTATGTACCATCGCCTCACCTCGATCGCAGCTTTTTGCCTCCCGATCTGAAAGAACCTG
The genomic region above belongs to Clostridia bacterium and contains:
- a CDS encoding molybdopterin-dependent oxidoreductase, giving the protein MWQPKLSRRRFLKAGAITGALAVGSSLLRQPVGGLAEAAGGVSGSGLATLPAAVAGSEKVIPSLCEMCSAKCGILAYVREGRVVKIEGNPKDPQAAGKLCARGSAGMKTLYDPDRLKSPMKRVGEGKFDPISWDQAFQEIGPKLKELKLQYGPQTLVWAAHPELPAPLEQRFMAAFGSPNYTGHAPTCYSSRSVAYQATYGGVPGVDYQNVRYYIAPGRNLLGGIKNPEVRKIVAARKAGAKIVVLDPRMSELAMWADEWLPIRPGTDGAFMLALMHVIIKEKLYDAEFVAAKTVGFDQLAAKVQEYSPEWAEKITDIPAATITRIARELAQARPAAAVDPCWHAAFGSQYYNSVQGGRAAACLNALLGNLGAKGGLILGSPLKLGDPTGVMGPEPPKPTAPRWDGAGGKEWPLAKGLGMIQTLPLRILEGKPYPIKALIVSHLNPIRSCPDSGKFIQALKQLELVVTIDIQMNDTAYHSHYVLPESTYLERFDPVMAVGPTIVLRQPAVAPLFNTKPEEEIIAGLAQAAGIGQYFNFTLEQYNNALLAPFGITQEQLKAQGQIKVNQKPTAPEPGEESKEFKTPSGKIELASQAIASAGGSPVPVWEPPLVKPQGDKLRLIQGHVPMHTHNTTQNNAYLHALMPENELWIHTQVAARLGIRDGDLVEVTSEVGKVRIKAKVTEAIHPEAVFMAHGFGCSSPYLTRTYNRGASGAALIPILVAPLSGAAAQCETLVTVRKVG
- a CDS encoding 4Fe-4S dicluster domain-containing protein, which produces MLIDLSKCVGCEACTVNCQAEWQLEPEEQFTKVHRYETGKFPQVKGGVVPTQCFHCHQPPCVEVCPTGASYKRPDGIVAIDEDKCIGCCYCLSACPYGARCFDSSRRIVRKCYFCYPRIEQGKEPACVNTCMAGARTFGDVDDPTSAISKAIKETKAVPIRGTSIFYVPSPHLDRSFLPPDLKEPGFVRWWKGVIQPGGKAVMAAAAGAVVVSLAINTINKGGGTGGDADARK